Part of the Puntigrus tetrazona isolate hp1 chromosome 10, ASM1883169v1, whole genome shotgun sequence genome is shown below.
GTAATGGATACTTTAGCATGTCAGACAGAACACTGTGTTATGGCCagtgtattgttttaattactcCTGCTTGGAGATTCATTGATTTGattgtttcctttttatttccttGTACTGTGATCATTACTGCATATTTGAGGATATTTTATGTTGTGCAACGGCAAGTGAAAGTTATTAACTCTCAGATGAATGGTGTTAAATGTGTAATGGATATTTCAGTGAAGAGGAAATCTGACAGTAAAGCTGCTCTGACATTAGGAATCATTGTGACAGCTTATCTGCTTTGCTGGATTCCGTTCTACATCTGTTCTTTAACAAAAACCACAGCAATCTCTTCCACTACATTGACATTTCTAACATGGACCTTCCATATAAACTCTGGCTTAAATCCTAttgtttatgctttattttaccgCTGGTTTAAAGTATCAGTTAAACACATTCTAACTCTTAGAATTTTTCAGCCAGCATCCTCTCTGATGGACATTTTTACTGATTTTCATTAATGATTTACAGTgggtatttatttctattttatttgtttttacttgaagcaaaactttttaaatcagtttcCAAAACTGACAGCGCGTGAAATGTATTCACATGTTCAGGTataaaaattacacataaaataatcaacaataacttaatattaaagaaaagctcaaacttttgaaaaaggTAATCACTTACTCACCCTTGTTGTTCTAAAAGATTACATGAATGTAAATGGTGCATGAGGCTGTCAGATAATGCCTAATATACTTCTTTGTACTCTGAGGCAGCATGGCAAATATGCTTCACAAATAAGGCTTCACTAGAATCAACtatgacaaaaaaagcaaaaaaaggaaatccaagatacaaaaaaatgttaagagtacttatataaatttgttaaaatgaacactgaaatgaataaatataaaatagttcagtgtcattaaaaatgtactgttttatcGGGCATGTTTGGAtgctatgtatttttatgcttaaagtgTCTTGCTATTAACTCCAATTTTCATCATGTGCAGTCAAATTTCTACAAATAATACAGAATGCAGCAGCATGACTGGTCTTCATTAAGCCAATGTCACACCTCTGTAATGgagattttaaatgtgtttttttcatacataaaacataacttCACTTCAGGAGGCCTATATTTACCCTCTGGAGCTGTCACTCttaagcttggaagagccaggaaatacatgcatacatatacattatatatatacattatatatatatctgaaggTAGACAGTCATTTacatctaggatggcttgagggtgaataaatcaTGGGATAGTTTACCAAATCTTCAAATTATGATTTGTACCACAACTTTGTCTGACTTCACTTAGCATCATTTTTGCTACACTACAGTGTATAAAGCCTAgacatggagagagagagaattttaaataaatgttagtgATTATAATGAAGCAATTATTTGCTGTCAGAGCCAGTCAAGTTCACTCCAGTCATTCCAGAACCAGTCAAGCCTACTCAAGTCATCTCGGAGTCTGTCAAGTGCACCCAAATCCTCCCAGTGTTGGCTAAGCTATCTTTAGTTATACATAAGTTGATTTAGAGGGTTGCAGTCACTGTAGAAGCAACCTATCATGCACCTTTGAGCCCTCCAGAATATAAGACGAGGGCACACAGGGTGCAGACAAACGTTCTTTCAGTGGCTCCAAGCACACTGGCGCAGGAGGACCTGAGCCCAGAGGTCACTAATCCAATGGCCCAAAAGGGCCCATGTCAAATGCCCTCGAGTTTAATGGTTCCAGAGGACCTGATTCTGATGGTCCCTAAGCCCGTGGTAAAGGAGGGCCTATATCAAGAGGCCCCCAGTTCAGAGGTCCAGAAGGGTTGGTTGGTCCTTTTCTCAGTGGTTCCAGAGGTATACAGTCTGGAACTAACCCCCAAGCCACCTACTTAACCAGCTAAACCTATGTTGGAAAAACCTGAGACTGCACCATCTGAATTTTTTATGAGAACTGTTTTGTCTAAGGTGGGCACTCTAATCAGCACTGCTGCCTCAACAGAAACTTGACCTGATGATGAAGGTAATTCCAGAGCATATCACCCTCCCTGTTATGGCCACGGAGGCTACCTCAGAACAGCTACACAATCCTGTTGTGCCCACAGACATCAATCCTGTTTGTCATATCGTGTCTGTCTGTAATGTCATGCCCTCTAAACCTGTTCTGGAGACCCTTCCAAAGCATTCATGTCTGCCTGCTAAGGCCACAAAGACTGCCTTGGGCTATCATCCAGTCTAGTCATAACCACTGAATCAGAACCCGCCAGTCACGGCGCTTCCTCATTGTTGGCTCCAGCCTCCATTCACATTacaaactgaaatgaaagtACTATACATTAGCTTGTgcttaattaattgaaattaagtGTCCACAACTAAGCAAGcattagtattttaatgtacatGACTAAAAGTCATGAAACATGTTTCTCAAAACCCGAATTATCATACATGTGAATTATCATACAGTGGAGCCTCTGGTCCAAATACACTGGGTATTGAACCATCTTTCAAGAGCAAGCGTTTTGTGTAACCTGCCCTGAACTCCCCAAGATCAGAAAAGCAGTAGTTATTAAAATTACGTTTTTATCCCCTTTGTAAGAATCATGTTCCCCTCGGTTCCCTTCAATTTGAAATCACACTGGATGAGAAGCGCATCGGAGCGACTTTACATTGTTTTGCATCGTTGCTAGGTGTCACGAACAGACGGCAAATAGCACCTCCAGTGTGCGTAAGCTGATagaaatgaatgtattttgaattttcTAATTTTTGCACTTCTCGTTTGATGTGCGACCCCCTTTAGAATTGTCCTAAACACCCCACCCCTACAATCACAAGAGATTTAATGGACTGCCATACACTGAAGAATAAGATTTTTTTGCTACATTGCAACCTAATTAATATAGAGTATTTTAAAGACcatttttaaatggaagaaTTATTTAATGCTCACAAGAAAGAGGAGAATTATTCTGTTTGATAAGGTTTCTAAAATGATTAACCCTTAGATTTTACAGTTGAACATCCTCATATCAAACGCTGGGagaagaaaattattatataattatacagcATCAGAGTGGGTGGTAGATGTGTGGGCCAGTCTGATCCAGAAATCGTATAAATGAAAGGACAGTAAGGAGAGCAGAACAAACTCCTAACAGGAGGAGACTCACTCATGGCTTATGAGACAGAGGAACATGAGACTCAATACTGCTTTCCTGCCATCAACTCTTCATGTATCAAAGGAAAACGCTCCAGACATGAATACAATATCATCTATATGTTTGTTCTACTGCTGTCAGCATGgactgtgtttctgaatctgctggtgatcatctccatctctcacttcaAGAAGCTTCACACTCCAACCAACCTgatcattctctctctggctgtgaCTGATCTGCTTGTTGGACTTATTGTGATACCCATAGAGGGAATCAAACAAATTGAAACATGTTGGTACTTTGGAGACACTTACTGTGGACTGTTTGTAATCATTGTTAGGTTGCTTCTTATTACATCTCTTAGTAATTtggttttaattgctgttgatCGTTATATGGCTGTGTGTCACCCTTTACTGTACCCACAGAAAATTACCAcaactaaaactttaataagCATCTGTCTCTGCTGGTTTTGTTGTTCAGTTTACATTATTTGGTTTGTAATAAGTAATGGATATTTCAATATGTCAGACAGAACACTGTGTTATGGCCagtgtattgttttaattactcCTGCTTGGAGATTCATTGATTTGattgtttcctttttatttccATGTACTGTGATCATCACTGCATATTTGAGGATATTTTATGTTGTGCAACGGCAAGTGAAAGTTATTAACTCTCAGATGAATGGTGTTAAATGTGTAATGGATATTTCAGTGAAGAGGAAAACTGACAGTAAAGCTGCTCTGACATTAGGAATCATTGTGACAGCTTATCTGCTTTGCTGGATTCCGTTCTTCATCTGTTCTCTAACAAAAACCACAGCAATCTCTTTCACTACATTGACATTTCTAACATGGACCTTCTATATAAACTCTGGCTTAAATCCTAttgtttatgctttattttaccgCTGGTTTAAAGTATCAGTTAAACACATTCTAACTCTTAGAATTTTTCAGCCAGCATCCTCTCTGATGGACATTTTTACTGATTTTCATTAATGATTTACAGTgggtatttatttctattttatttgtttttacttgaagcaaaacattttaaatcagtttcCAAAACTGACAGCGCGTGAAATGTATTCACATGGTCAGGTataaaaattacacataaaataatcaacaataacttaatattaaagaaaagctcaaacttttgaaaaaggTAATCACTTACTCACCCTTGTTGTTCTAAAAGATTACATGAATGTAAATGGTGCATGAGGCTGTCAGATAATGCCTAATATACTTTTTTGTACTCTGAGGCAGCATGGCAAATATGCTTCACAAATAAGGCTTCACTAGAATCAACtatgacaaaaaaagcaaaaaaaagaaaatccaagatacaaaaaatgttaatagtacttatataaatttgttaaaatgaacactgaaatgaataaatataacatagttcagtgtcattaaaaatgtactgttttatcGGGCATGTTTGGAtgctatgtatttttatgcttaaagtgTCTTGCTATTAACTCCAATTTTCATCATGTGCAGTCAAATTTCTACAAATAATACAGAATGCAGCAGCATGACTGGTCTTCATTAAGCCAATGTCACACCTCTGTAATGgagattttaaatgtgtttttttcatacataaaacataacttCACTTCAGGAGGCCTATATTTACCCTCTGGAGCTGTCACTCttaagcttggaagagccaggaacatgcatacatttttttaaatatatatatatatatatatatatatctgaaagCAGATAGTCAtttacacctaggatggcttgaagGTGAATAAATCAATGTAAATGTTACTGATTACAATGAAGCAATTATCTGCTGTCAGAGCCAGTCAAGTTCACTCCAGAACCAGTCAAGCCTACTCAAGTCATCTCAGAGTCTGTCAAGTGCACCCAAATCCTCCCAGTGTTGGCTAAGCTATCTTTAGTTATACATAAGTTGATTTAGAGGTATACAGTCTGGAACTAACCCCCAAGCCACCTACTTAACCAGCTAAACCTATGTTGGAAAAACCTGAGACTGCACCATCTGAATTTTTTATGAGAACTGTTTTGTCTAAGGTGGGCACTAATCAGCACTGCTGCCTCAACAGAAACTTGACCTGATGATGAAGGTAATTCCAGAGCATCTCACCCTCCCTGTTATGGCCACGGAGTCTACCTCAGAACAGCTAGACAATCCTGTTGTGCCCACAGACTCCAATCCTGTTTGTCATGTCGTGTCTGTCTGTAATATCATGCACTCTAAACCTGTTCTGGAGACCCTTCCAAAGCATTCATGTTTGCCTACTAAGGCCACAAAGACTGCCTTGGGCTATCATCCAGTCTAGTCATAACCACTGAATCAGAACCCGCCAGTCATGGTGCTTCCTCATTGTCGGCTCCAGCCCTTGAGCCCACTCCGGTCTAGGTCCATCAGTGCAGTCCAGGAGAGCATGTCAGAGTCAAGCTCAGTGTCCGTCTCTGAAGTCCTGGAAAGTGCTTCCAGTTGTGTACCTGAACAAGTTCTTACATCTCCTGAGCCAGTGTCCCAAGGATGCACACTCTATAACTCTGTGGTCAAGGTCCCAAAGTTCCTCCCAGGGTCAAGAATAGGCCCTGAAGGCCACAAAGATTATTCCTAAAACCCATCTAGTGAGATGAGCCCATGTCTCCAGAAAGACGGCCAACCAGAGTCCCATCACAACCTCCCTATTACCTAGCCCTTTTAGATTTGCTTAAGCCAGAACCTGCCTGGTTAACCTTAAACTACACTGCCGGAATTATTTTCCTCCCTCCTAGTCCGGCCCCCCATGTTTCCTGATACCTCCCTGTACTGTATGGCCCAGTGTGGACACCTGTAGGTGCCCATTGGGAGGAAGGTACTCTCAGGATCCTGCCCTGAATGTCTTGTCTTTGTtcaatgtttctttctttgttttgtgtctaaGCACAtatttctgtctctgtttgtgtctgCCACATGCTCCTGTCCCACCACTTTGTTTCCCCCTGATCATAACCCCTTGTTTAGCCCTTGTCTGCTTGATTATTTTCACCTGATCCTTGTATGTGCTGCTGTATATATtggtttaattttctttgtgtCTCTGCTGGTTTATTTTGGTGTTTACCTTTTGATCCTGAATCTATCCCTTGATCTTGCTCAAGAActagttcttgtttttttttttttggtgcattcTAATTTAGTTGTGTTGTTTCTTGACTTCGTTTTTCATTTATCCTTGTTTCTACAAGTTCAGTTCCTTTTTGGATTAtggcttttcatttttttgctagTTTTGACTATTTTGTTCTCTCTTTGTTCTGTCTTGCGTTTCAACctgttattgtgttttgttatgTCCGGCTCTTACCCAGGTTCTCTGGCCTGACCCCCACTACCTGAAAGCAGCTCTCCATTCTCATGTGTTGAGTCTCTGGTTCTGAGTCTCTACCTTGGTGACTAGACTGGGGTAACTTCTAGGATTTACTAGCCTAGCCTTTCCTGCAGTGCTGCCATCCTAGTGTTTGAGTCAGCTGCCACTTGGACAAGCTCAGTGGTCTCTCCTCCTGCCCATATTGTGTTGTTTGCCTTGTCCCTCTGTTTGGAGAGTTACACTCTTCCTTCTCCCTGCTTTTCAAGTCTATGTCTTGTTAATAAAATACCATTTTCTGCTCATTTGCATCTGGGTCCTATTTCTTGCATATCCCTGACACGtataacattacattattattctCCCATGTGACAGCATCATACACCAAAGTTTTCCTTCATTCCTAATCCATTCATTCCATATCAATGTCCCGCATTAGCAATGTTATTCGCTTATAGCAATTCTCTCTAATCTGTAATCTATATCCACCCATGACACTGGTTTGAAACTGCAATATACCCActatattaagattttaaaagtaacattttaaaatcataattataagATCACACCGTAAATAAACTACACAGTGTAAAAGTGTCTTTTTCACACCAAATGCGGCACAGAAAATAAAGCTGAAGAATAGAGATACAACCCGATACCAATTCAAATTAGTCAAGATGTTAAATGAATCAAGATTGGGAGTGTTAGTTTATCGGAATGCATCTCTTAGTGGAACTGACTGTCCTTagattgtatttctttttattttaccaaaGAAAACACTGTATCATTTGTGTTCTAAGCAATACCTACTGGCAGAGAATGAAGTTGCATTCATCGGCCAGTctactgtttttgtttcatgcagATGTTCATGTACTAGAGTTTCACAAAGTTTCTAAAGTCAGACCATTCTTTTCAAGTCAGATTTTATTGCTACAATCAGAAACAATGTAAAATACCTGTAAATAAGATTTAAGAGATGTATGACCATGACTgctatattacaaaaacaattaaaaatatgctatatgtatccattaaatcaaaatttcatatcaaagaaaattattacataatgaTGCAGCATTAGAGTGGGCGTTAGATGGGTGGGTCAGTCTGTTCCAGGCACTGTATAAATTATAGAATAGTAACAAGAGCAGAACAAACTCCTAACAGGAGGAGACTCACTCATGGCCTATGAGACAGAGGATCATGAGACTCAATACTGTTTTCCTGCCATCAACTCTTCATGTATCAAGGGAAAACGCTCCAGACATGAATATAACATCATCTATATGTTTGTACTATTACTTTCAGCATGGACTGTGTTTATGAATCTGCTGGTGatcatctccatctctcacttcaAGAAGCTTCACACTCCAACCAACCTTCTTATTCTCTCTCTGGCTGTTACTGACATGCTTATTGGACTTATTGTTATACCTATAGAGGGCATCAAACAAATTGAGACATGTTGGTACTTTGGAGACACCTACTGTGGACTGTTTGTGATTATCATTATGTTGCTCCTTTCAACATCTCtcagtaatttagttttaattgctgttgatCGTTATATGGCTGTGTGTCACCCTTTACTGTACCCACAGAAAATGACCAcaactaaaactttaataagCATCTGTCTCTGCTGGTTTTGCTGTTCAGTTTACAATATTTGGTATGTAATTAGTAATGGATATTTTAGCATGTCAGACAGAACACTGTGTTATGGCCAGTGTACCGTTTTAATTACTCCTGCTTGgagatttattgatttgtttgtttcctttttatttccttGTACTGTGATCATCACTGCATATTTgagaatattttatgttgtgcaACGGCAAGTGAAAATTATTAACTCTCAGATGAATGGTGTTAAATGTGTAAGGGACATTTCAGTGAGGAGGAAAACTGAGAGTAAAGCTGCTCTGACATTAGGAATCATTGTGACAGTTTATCTGTTTTGCTGGATTCCATTCTACATCTGTTCTCTAACAAAAACCACAGCAATCACTTCTACCACAATGACATTTCTAGCATGGACCTTACACATGAGCTCAGGTTTAAATCCTATTGTTTACGCTTTTTTTTACCGCTGGTTTAAAATAGCAGTTAAGCACATTCTTACTTTTAGAATTTTTCAGCCAGCATCATCTCTGATAGACATTTTTACCGATTATCATTCATGATTTAGAGtatttacttttagttttatgtttGAGCTTTTAGCGCAACCGCTGCTATCAAGTCCTGAAAATTATACGATATGTGAAGTGTATTCATATGATCATGTACAAGAATAACACCAACAATTcagtaattaatattaacaaagaaaaaaatgtagacAAACTAACAGAAATGTTCATAGTACTTCTTCgactttatttcattaaacagtAAAAGCTATGAATAGAAAGTAGTTTGAtgtcattaaaatgtacttttaactGGTATTTTTATGCTATGTATTTTAATGCTAAAGATTACCATCTCACTATTAGCTCAAATTTAAATCTTATGCAATCACATATCTACAATTTATTCATAATGCAGCAGCTCTGCAAAAGCTACCAGTTACAACTCAATTCAAGTTCAAtacactgatgcttgcatacaGAATGGCCATGGGTTCCACACATTCCTTCTTCAACTCAAATCGTACCAGTCTACATGCCTTCTTGAAAGCAGTCAGCTCAGTTTTCCAACATGTTCTCTATTTTACTTCACTGAGCATAATTTTTGCTGCTCTACAGTGTAAATAACCTAGACATGGAGAGAGaggaatttaaataaatattactgattattaACGATAGATTATTTGATGCTCACAAGAATATaagttgttttgatttgttacattatgtttaaaaaaaggactTAATCTTAGGTTGTGTATCCATTATATTAAAGGTTGGGAGTGGGTGTTAGATGGGTTGGTCGTCTGATTGAgacactgtataaataaaaggacAATAAGGAGAGCAGAACAAACTCCTAACAGCAGGAGACTCACTCATGGCCTATGAGACAGAGGATCATGAGACTCAATACTGCTTTCCTGCCATCAACTCTTCATGTATCAAGGGAAAACGCTCCAGAT
Proteins encoded:
- the LOC122352464 gene encoding trace amine-associated receptor 13c-like → MAYETEDHETQYCFPAINSSCIKGKRSRFEHNMIYTFVILLSAWTVFLNLLVIISISHFKKLHTPTNLIILSLAVTDLLVGLIVIPIEGIKQIETCWYFGDTYCGLFVIIVRLLLITSLSNLVLIAVDRYMAVCHPLLYPQKITTTKTLISICLCWLCCSVYIIWFVISNGYFSMSDRTLCYGQCIVLITPAWRFIDLIVSFLFPCTVIITAYLRIFYVVQRQVKVINSQMNGVKCVMDISVKRKSDSKAALTLGIIVTAYLLCWIPFYICSLTKTTAISSTTLTFLTWTFHINSGLNPIVYALFYRWFKVSVKHILTLRIFQPASSLMDIFTDFH
- the LOC122353097 gene encoding trace amine-associated receptor 13c-like → MAYETEDHETQYCFPAINSSCIKGKRSRHEYNIIYMFVLLLSAWTVFMNLLVIISISHFKKLHTPTNLLILSLAVTDMLIGLIVIPIEGIKQIETCWYFGDTYCGLFVIIIMLLLSTSLSNLVLIAVDRYMAVCHPLLYPQKMTTTKTLISICLCWFCCSVYNIWYVISNGYFSMSDRTLCYGQCTVLITPAWRFIDLFVSFLFPCTVIITAYLRIFYVVQRQVKIINSQMNGVKCVRDISVRRKTESKAALTLGIIVTVYLFCWIPFYICSLTKTTAITSTTMTFLAWTLHMSSGLNPIVYAFFYRWFKIAVKHILTFRIFQPASSLIDIFTDYHS